The following nucleotide sequence is from Halomonas chromatireducens.
TCCCTGATCGAGCGCTATGACCGCCACGGCATTCCTCCCGAACGCATACTGATCAAGGTCGCAGCCACCTGGGAAGGCATTCGCGCTGCCCGTCAGCTGGAACGGGAAGGTATCCGCACCAACCTGACCCTGCTCTTCAGCTTCACCCAGGCACTTGCCTGTGCCGATGCCGGCGTCACGCTGGTCTCACCTTTCGTCGGACGCATCCTGGACTGGCACAAGGCCGAATGGCCGGATGGCGACTTCAGCGGGGACAACGACCCCGGTGTCAAATCGGTCAGGCGAATCTACGAGCACTACAAGGGGCACGGGTACCGTACCATCGTCATGGGGGCGAGTTTTCGCAACATGGGCGAGATCCAGGCGCTGGCGGGCTGCGACCGGCTGACCATCTCTCCTGCCCTGCTTGGCGAACTGGCGGAGACCCAGGGTCACCTCGAGCGCCGCCTGGTGCCTATCGATGCCGAAACCTCGGCCCCGGAACCCCAGGATGAAGCTGAGTTTCGCTGGTCTCTCAATGAGGATGCCATGGCAACCGAGAAGCTGGCAGAGGGGATCCGCAAGTTCACCGACGACCAGCGTAAGCTGGAAGCGCTGCTGGCAGAATTGCGAAAACAGAGCTGAAAAGAAGGTTGTCAGGAGAGGAGCGAGAGCCTGAACGCACGCCGCCAGGGCATGGGCGCCTTGGCGGACGGAATGCCTCGGCTCGGCTGATGGTAACAGAAGCTGCGTTCAAGGCTGTTTTGAAGCGTCTTCCTGAGCTTCCAGCATCTCGACGAGCGGCTGAAATTCCTCTCGATTATGCTCGTTCATACGCATGAGGATACGGTGCGCCTCGATGATGCGCTGCCGGGTTTCCTCCAGATCGGCCGGTACTTCGGGGAGTTCGCACAGGGCGCAGGACTCGGTGATGGGCGTCTCCATCATGGTGAAGAACTGCGAAAAGCCCATGACCTCAAGCATGCGTTGCACATCGGGGTTGTGAACCACGATGGTGGGTTTGTACAGAATGCGGTCCTTGACCGCCATGGCCACCTTGGCCAGGAACCCCAGGGCGGTGGAATCCACATTGGTTGCCTCACGCAGATCGATAATCAGCGTCTCAAGGCCAGGCGTCTCCGCCAGCTGCTGAGCCTGGGTGTCCAGCGTGGCGCACAGCGTGAGCCGCACGTCACCGCAAAGCTTGAGTACGAAGACACCGGAATCGAACGCTGCCTTTACGCGGCCCTCATTAATGATCATCGCCAAATCCGCTCAACATCATGATCGTCAGGTCATCGGGCAGCTCTTCGCCACTGAGATCCTCCTCGGTATCGATATCACCGGAAGCGTGCAGGGCCAAACTGTCTCGAAGTCGTTCCAACGTAGTACAAGTTACGATACGTTGCTCCAGCTCCCTGAGCCTCATGTCGAGCGTCTCGCCCGGCAGGCATTCCAGAATCCCATCTGAGCACAACCATAACGTGAAGTCAGCCGGTAACCTATAGCTCAAACGTGGATAATCCACATTAGGAAACAAACCAACCGGCATGCCCTCGCCGGGCAACTCGACGGCAATGCCTTCAGCTACCAGCAGCGGCTTTGGGAGCTGCGCCCCCAGCGAGTAGTAGAGGCAATGGTCGACATGGTCGATCACGCCAACGAACAGGGTCGCATGCTTGCCGATTCCGGTATCCAGCAGCTCCCGGTTGAGCGCCGCCAGCCAGTCTGAAGGCAGGCGGTCCGGCTGTTTGCCGTCCCACTCATTCAACCAGCGATTACACAGGTACTTTAGCAGAACGGTGACGAATGCAGAGGAGGCACCATGTCCCGAGACATCGGCGAAATAGAACAGCGTGAAACGATTATCAAAGCGCTGGAAGTCGAGGAAATCGCCCGACAGGTAGAGCGACGGCATCAGCCAGTAATCGCAGGTGATGCCCCCCAGCGTCTGGGGATGGGGAGGCAGTAGCTTGCGCTGGATCTGGCCCCCGGCCTGCTGGTCCAGGCGCAACAGGGCCAGATGAGTCTCAAGGCTCTCATTGAGCTCTTCCAGATGCTGGTTCAACTGGGCCAGGCGCTCGCGATCGAGATTCCTCTCATCCTCGAGCCGACGCAACTCGATGGCCTTGCGGATCATCCGCCGCAGCAGCTGCCCATGTCGCATGGGCTCGACGACATAGTCCACCAGTCCAACGTCCACTGCCGTCAGCAGATCAGCATCGAGACGAGAATCGCTGACCACCACCGTGGGCAGACGCTCGGTGAGGCTTGCCCAGGCAAGGCTCGGCACTGCTCGCGCATGAGCGACGACCAGCGACGTCTCGGCAGGAAGGTCCTCAAGCCGCTGAGCGGCAAGCACCGCCAAGCCATCGCGAGCAATGGTGTCGGCCAGGGCATCACGATATTCCCCGGGCTCATCGAGTACGCCAATCAACGGCTTGGGTGCATCCATGGATCAGGCCTCAATCGGCGAAATCAGAGTCGTCGAAGTCCGCATCGTCAAAATCGAAGTCGAAGTCATCGCTGGCAAAGGGGTCGTCGCCCAGCTCCCCGTCGCTGACTTCGAAACGCCGTCGCTGCAGGTAGGCATCGCGAATAAAGACGTAGCGGTCACCACGTATCAACTCTTCCTGATCGAGAAGGCCTGCACGTATGTCCACTACCCGCAACGCGGTCAGTCCGTAGCGCACCTTGTCATCTTCTACATAAGTGAGAGGATAAGTATAGGTGTCAAGCGGCAGCCCGGCAGTGTCACGCACGGTACTCGGCCCCAGGAGAGGCAGTACCAGGTAGGGGCCTTCGCCGACACCCCAGACTCCCAGCGTCTGGCCGAAATCCTCATCGCGTCCGGTGATGTCCATATGAGTCGCAAAGTCCCAGAGGCCGCCGATACCGACGGTGGTATTGATCAGGAAGCGCGAGGTGGCGATGCCGGCATTGCCGGGCTTGCCCTGGAGCAGGCTGTTCAGCGCCGTACGGATCTCACCGAGGTTGGAAAAGAAATTGCCCACCCCTGTCTGTACCGGCTGGGGTGTGACGGTACGGTAACCACGTGAAACCGGTTTGAGAACCGCACGATCCAGCGCGTCGTTGAAGGCGAACACCTGGCGATTGAAGCCCTCCCAGGGGTCATCCGGATGGCGATCCTCGACCGGTATGTTGCTGGCACAGCCGGCCAGCATGACCATTGTCATCAAGGCGACCAAGAGCCCTGTGACGGAACCGGTCCGTTTATTGCCCATCGCGAGAGACTCCTTTCATGGATAACCGGGGTGTCAGCATCATTGGCGACGCACCACCACGCAGCCGGCACTGTACCCGGCTCCAAAGGAGCAGACTACCC
It contains:
- the tal gene encoding transaldolase, producing MAEDLLSQLKQMSTVVADTGDIDTIRRFTPQDATTNPSLILQAAQQENRRARLAEIACHSTDIDDALDAVAVEIGSEISALVPGYVSTEVSARLSFDTDATLARARSLIERYDRHGIPPERILIKVAATWEGIRAARQLEREGIRTNLTLLFSFTQALACADAGVTLVSPFVGRILDWHKAEWPDGDFSGDNDPGVKSVRRIYEHYKGHGYRTIVMGASFRNMGEIQALAGCDRLTISPALLGELAETQGHLERRLVPIDAETSAPEPQDEAEFRWSLNEDAMATEKLAEGIRKFTDDQRKLEALLAELRKQS
- a CDS encoding STAS domain-containing protein encodes the protein MIINEGRVKAAFDSGVFVLKLCGDVRLTLCATLDTQAQQLAETPGLETLIIDLREATNVDSTALGFLAKVAMAVKDRILYKPTIVVHNPDVQRMLEVMGFSQFFTMMETPITESCALCELPEVPADLEETRQRIIEAHRILMRMNEHNREEFQPLVEMLEAQEDASKQP
- a CDS encoding PP2C family protein-serine/threonine phosphatase gives rise to the protein MDAPKPLIGVLDEPGEYRDALADTIARDGLAVLAAQRLEDLPAETSLVVAHARAVPSLAWASLTERLPTVVVSDSRLDADLLTAVDVGLVDYVVEPMRHGQLLRRMIRKAIELRRLEDERNLDRERLAQLNQHLEELNESLETHLALLRLDQQAGGQIQRKLLPPHPQTLGGITCDYWLMPSLYLSGDFLDFQRFDNRFTLFYFADVSGHGASSAFVTVLLKYLCNRWLNEWDGKQPDRLPSDWLAALNRELLDTGIGKHATLFVGVIDHVDHCLYYSLGAQLPKPLLVAEGIAVELPGEGMPVGLFPNVDYPRLSYRLPADFTLWLCSDGILECLPGETLDMRLRELEQRIVTCTTLERLRDSLALHASGDIDTEEDLSGEELPDDLTIMMLSGFGDDH
- a CDS encoding VacJ family lipoprotein, with translation MGNKRTGSVTGLLVALMTMVMLAGCASNIPVEDRHPDDPWEGFNRQVFAFNDALDRAVLKPVSRGYRTVTPQPVQTGVGNFFSNLGEIRTALNSLLQGKPGNAGIATSRFLINTTVGIGGLWDFATHMDITGRDEDFGQTLGVWGVGEGPYLVLPLLGPSTVRDTAGLPLDTYTYPLTYVEDDKVRYGLTALRVVDIRAGLLDQEELIRGDRYVFIRDAYLQRRRFEVSDGELGDDPFASDDFDFDFDDADFDDSDFAD